The following DNA comes from Cellulomonas soli.
AGGGCCGCGCGGTTACGGCTTCGTGACGCACCGACGAGCCCGCACCTCCCTCCGGGGCGGACCTCGGTCCCCCGCCGCGACCCCGGGCACGGCCCTACGGTGCAGGGACCGGGCGCCCCGTCGTGGGGCACCCGCCCGCGACGATCGAGGTGCCGTGCCCACGTTCGACCAGGTCAAGCAGGCCGCATGGGCAGGACGCGCGGACGCGTACGCCGAGACGTTCGGCCGGCTGTGCGGGCGGATGGTCCCCGCGCTGCTCGACGCCGCGGAGGTGCGCGCGGGCGACGAGCTGCTCGACGCGGGCACCGGGCCGGGTGCGGTGGCCGCGGCCGCGATCACCCGCGGGGCGCGCGTCACGGCGGTCGACCCGGACGAGGGCATGCGCCGTCTGGCCCGCCTGGCCGCGCCCCGGGCCGACGTGCGCGAGGGCGCCCTGCCGGACCTGGACCTGGCCGACGCGTCGTTCGACGTGGTGGGGGCCAACTTCGTCCTGAACCTGGTCGGCGACCCGCGGGCGGCGACGCGCGAGCTGGTGCGGGTGCTGCGACCCGGCGGGCGGCTGGCGGCGACCGTCTGGCCTCGCCCGATGAGCGAGCTGCACCGCCTGTGGGAGGACGTCGCCGACGCCGCGGGGGCGGAACGTCCGGCGAGCGCGGCGCCGCTGGAGCCGGCGATGGACTTCGTGCGGTCGCCGGACGGCTTCGCGGGCCTGCTGGAGGACGCCGGCCTGACCGACGTGCACGCCGAGCGGGTCGGGTTCGTGCACCGGGTCGACCCGGAGTCCTGGTGGTCCGGCCCGGCGCGCGGGGTCGCGACGATCGGTGCCGTGCTGCTCGCGCAGACCCCCGAGGTGCAGGGGCGGATGCGTGAGCAGTTCGACCGGCTGAGCCGCCCGTACCTGGTCGACGGGATGCTGCACCTGCCGACGGCCGCTGTGCTCGCGCACGGACGGCGTTCACAGTGAGATCACAACAACCTACGGAGTAGTAACTTACGGTGCCGTAGGTTAGTGTCGGATCATGGCCACGGACCGACCCGCACTGCCGCTCGTCTACCCCGCCGGAGTCCCGCGCGAGCTCACCGTGCCGGACGAGCCGCTCACCGCAGCGCTCGAGCACTCCGCGCAGACCTGGCCCGACCGGGTGGCCGTCGACTTCCTCGGCGGCACCACCACGTACCGGCAGCTCGCCGACAAGGTCGCCCGCGGCGCGCAGGCGCTGCTCGACCTCGGCGTGCAGGCCGGCGACCGCGTCGCCCTCGCCCTGCCGAACTGCACCGCGCACGTCGTCGCGTTCTACGCCGTGCTGCGCATCGGCGCCGTCGTCGTCGAGCACAACCCGACCTACACGTGCGACGAGCTCGCCCACCAGCTCGCCGACTCGGGCGCCACCGCCGCGATCGTCTGGGAGAAGACCGTCCCCGCGCTGCTCGCCGGGCAGTCCCAGACCTCCGTGCGCACCGTCGTCGCCGTCGACCTCAGCGCCGACCTGCCGTGGGCCGCCCGGTTCGCGCTGCGGCTGCCCGTCGCCAAGGCCCGACGCACCCGCGCCGCCATGCGCGGGCCCGTGCCCGCCGACGTGCCGCTGTGGCACGAGCTCGTCGGCCGGACCGCGCCGATCGACCCCGCGCACCCGGCACCGGCGCCCACGGACGTCGCCGCCCTGCAGTACACCGGCGGCACCACCGGCACCCCCAAGGGCGCGATCCTCACGCACCACAACCTCGTCGCCAACGCCGTGCAGGGCCACCTGTGGACCGCGGCCGTCCCCGGTACCGAGGTCGTCTACGGCGTGCTGCCGTTCTTCCACGCGTTCGGCCTCACCCTGTGCCTCAGCTACACGATGCGGGTCGGCGCGACGCTCGTCGCGTTCCCCAACTTCGACCCGGCGCTCGTGCTCGCCGCCCAGCGGCGTCGACCGGGCACCTTCCTGCCCGCCGTGCCGCCCATGCTCGACCGCCTCGTCACCGCGGCCGAGAACGCCGGGGCCGACCTCACCTCGTTCACCTACGCGATCTCCGGGGCGATGGCGCTGCCCGCCAAGACGGCCGCCCGTTGGGAGCAGGCCACCCAGGGGCTCGTCGTCGAGGGCTACGGCATGACCGAGACCTCGCCCGTCGCGCTCGGCAACCCGCTCGGCCCGGACCGCCGACCCGGTGCGCTCGGCCTGCCGTTCCCCGGCACCGACATCCGCATCGTCGACCCCGAGGACCCGGACGTCGACGCCGCACCCGGTGAGCGCGGCGAGCTGCTCATCCACGGCCCCCAGGTGTTCCAGGGCTACTGGGGTCGCCCCGAGGAGACCGCCGAGCAGCTGCTGCCCGGCGGGTGGCTGCGCACCGGCGACATCGTCACGATCGTCGACGGGTACGTCGTCCTCGTCGACCGCATCAAGGAGATGATCGTCACCGGCGGCTTCAAGGTGTACCCCTCGCAGGTCGAGAACCACCTGCGCGGCATGCCCGGCGTCCAGGACGTCGCCGTCGTCGGCATCCCCGGCGGGGACCTCGGCGAGAAGGTCGTCGCCGCCGTCGTCATGGCACCCGGCGCGAAGCCCGTCGACCTCGACGCCGTGCGCGCCTGGTGCGAGCAGCGGCTCGCCCGGTACGCCCTGCCCAAACAGCTCGTCATCGTCACCGAGCTGCCGCGCTCGCAGGTCGGCAAGGTGCTGCGGCGCCTCGTCCGGGAGCACGTGCTGACTCTCGCGCCCACGGTCTGACGCCGGCGGGCGCGGGCCGCGCAGCCCGTCCCACCGGGAGCGTCAGGACACCGCCGACGCCCTCGGGGCCGCGCGGAGCAGGTGCAGCACCGTGCCGAAGTGCTCGGTGACCGTTCCGCCGCAGGTGTCGGCGGCCTGCGCGGCGGCCTCGACCTCCTCGGGCGACCAGTCGCTGAACGTGGCGAACAGCCGTCGCACCCGCTCCGAGGAGAGCTCCGCCGTCCACCGCCACCACGTCGTGCCGAGGGGCTCGAACCAGCCGCCCGCGGCCAGCTCGTCCATCGTGGGGCGCAGGTCGCCTCGCGGCGCCGGGCCCCGGCCCGCCGGGCGCCTGGCGACCACCTCGTCGACGAGCTCGCGGAACGGGGAGCGGACCGACGGGTCGCCGAAGACCATCCGCCAGACGGCCAACCGACCCCCGGGCCGCAGGAGCCCGTGCAGCAGCGGAAGGCCGACAGCCAGGTCGACCCAGTGCATCGACGTCGCGGCGACCGCCGAGTCGATCGACGCGCCCGGCAGCTCGACATCCTCCAGCCGGGAGTTCACCACCGTGGCGCCGGGCACGGACTGCGAGAGGAGCGTCGCGAGCCGCCGGCCCGGTTCCACGGCCGTCACCTCGCATCCCGCCGCGACGAGCGCCGCCGTCGCCAGGCCTGCTCCCGCACCGACCTCGAGCACCCGCACACCCGCACCCAGGACACCGGCCCGGGTGAGCTCCTCGAAGAGCGCCTCGGGGTACGGCGGCCGGGCCGCCGCGTAGTCCTCTGCCATCCGCTCGAAGTGCATGCCTTCCACGAGCGTCCACCCTAGGACCGTCCGAACGCCCGGTGACCCCCGGGCAGGACCCCACGTCGGGCCAACGTCCCAGGTCAGCGCGTTCGACCGGTGGGAGCATCCGGCCATGTCGCAGCGCAGCGCGCACCCCGTCGTCCGAACCGTCCGCCACGACCCCGCCGACCGGCCCCTGCTGGTCATCTGGGAGTCCACGCGCGCCTGCGCGCTGTCCTGCGTGCACTGCCGCGCCGAGGCGCACCCCGCGCGGCACCCGCGCGAGCTCGACACCGAGCAGGCCACCGAGCTCATGGCGCAGGTCGCCTCGTTCGGCAAGCCCTCGCCGATCTTCATCATCACCGGCGGCGACCCGTTCGAGCGCCCCGACCTGTTCGAGCTGGTCCGCCGCGGACGGGCGCTGGGCCTGTCGGTCGCCGTGTCGCCGTCGGGCACCGCCAAGCTCAACCGGGAGTCGCTCATCGGGCTGCAGGAGGCGGGCGTCACGGCCATGTCGCTGTCGCTCGACGGGGCCACCGCCGAGACGCACGACGGGTTCCGCCGCGTGCCAGGCACGTTCGACCGCACCGTCGCCGCGTGGGAGGAGGCCCGGTCGCTGGGCCTCAAGGTGCAGGTCAACAGCACGATGTCGAGCCGCACCGTGCACGAGCTGCCCGACCTGGCCGCCATGCTCCGCGAGCGCGGCGCCATGACCTGGAGCGCGTTCATGCTCGTGCCCATGGGCCGCGGCGTCGACCTGGGCACGCTGTCCCCGGCCGAGGCCGAGGACGTCATGAACTACCTGTACGACCTGGGCCCGTACCTGCCGGTCAAGACCACCGAGGGGCACCACTTC
Coding sequences within:
- a CDS encoding class I SAM-dependent methyltransferase; translation: MPTFDQVKQAAWAGRADAYAETFGRLCGRMVPALLDAAEVRAGDELLDAGTGPGAVAAAAITRGARVTAVDPDEGMRRLARLAAPRADVREGALPDLDLADASFDVVGANFVLNLVGDPRAATRELVRVLRPGGRLAATVWPRPMSELHRLWEDVADAAGAERPASAAPLEPAMDFVRSPDGFAGLLEDAGLTDVHAERVGFVHRVDPESWWSGPARGVATIGAVLLAQTPEVQGRMREQFDRLSRPYLVDGMLHLPTAAVLAHGRRSQ
- a CDS encoding TIGR04053 family radical SAM/SPASM domain-containing protein, which gives rise to MSQRSAHPVVRTVRHDPADRPLLVIWESTRACALSCVHCRAEAHPARHPRELDTEQATELMAQVASFGKPSPIFIITGGDPFERPDLFELVRRGRALGLSVAVSPSGTAKLNRESLIGLQEAGVTAMSLSLDGATAETHDGFRRVPGTFDRTVAAWEEARSLGLKVQVNSTMSSRTVHELPDLAAMLRERGAMTWSAFMLVPMGRGVDLGTLSPAEAEDVMNYLYDLGPYLPVKTTEGHHFRRVNLQRAVLEARGEDHVKVLGLGDLYAELTERTAAFGWGEGVRNRRPPVNVNAGYGFVFVSHVGTVHPSGFLPVGAGDVHDTPLPEIYRTSELFTGLRDSSQLQGRCGECEFSRVCGGSRSRAYATTGDPYASDPLCGYQPGSFPYPEDVAALLAS
- a CDS encoding AMP-binding protein yields the protein MATDRPALPLVYPAGVPRELTVPDEPLTAALEHSAQTWPDRVAVDFLGGTTTYRQLADKVARGAQALLDLGVQAGDRVALALPNCTAHVVAFYAVLRIGAVVVEHNPTYTCDELAHQLADSGATAAIVWEKTVPALLAGQSQTSVRTVVAVDLSADLPWAARFALRLPVAKARRTRAAMRGPVPADVPLWHELVGRTAPIDPAHPAPAPTDVAALQYTGGTTGTPKGAILTHHNLVANAVQGHLWTAAVPGTEVVYGVLPFFHAFGLTLCLSYTMRVGATLVAFPNFDPALVLAAQRRRPGTFLPAVPPMLDRLVTAAENAGADLTSFTYAISGAMALPAKTAARWEQATQGLVVEGYGMTETSPVALGNPLGPDRRPGALGLPFPGTDIRIVDPEDPDVDAAPGERGELLIHGPQVFQGYWGRPEETAEQLLPGGWLRTGDIVTIVDGYVVLVDRIKEMIVTGGFKVYPSQVENHLRGMPGVQDVAVVGIPGGDLGEKVVAAVVMAPGAKPVDLDAVRAWCEQRLARYALPKQLVIVTELPRSQVGKVLRRLVREHVLTLAPTV
- a CDS encoding class I SAM-dependent methyltransferase gives rise to the protein MHFERMAEDYAAARPPYPEALFEELTRAGVLGAGVRVLEVGAGAGLATAALVAAGCEVTAVEPGRRLATLLSQSVPGATVVNSRLEDVELPGASIDSAVAATSMHWVDLAVGLPLLHGLLRPGGRLAVWRMVFGDPSVRSPFRELVDEVVARRPAGRGPAPRGDLRPTMDELAAGGWFEPLGTTWWRWTAELSSERVRRLFATFSDWSPEEVEAAAQAADTCGGTVTEHFGTVLHLLRAAPRASAVS